In the Arthrobacter sp. 31Y genome, one interval contains:
- the rsgA gene encoding ribosome small subunit-dependent GTPase A: MGRDASSWDESDVRIRPSKKGSRPRTKDRPSHDDAVIGRIITVDRGRYRAIVGEDSAEERIVIAARARELRRNPVVPGDFVALVGDVSGSPDTLARLVRVEERKTLLRRSADDTDPIERVVVANADQLVVVVAAANPEPRTGFIDRALVAAYDAGIEPLLLITKADVKDPAELLANYLSLDFPVIISRTADSEAGGIDARSDDGLSARLDKDAVSQLRSHLGGKVTVMLGHSGVGKSTMVNALTGAERATGGVNAVTGRGRHTSSSALALKLDDAPSGSWIIDTPGIRSFGLAHVDPDRILHSFPDLEPGTETCDRGCKHGANATNCGLDAWVNDGHAGPSGVARLASLRRLLGADPRLEAKETKELGTVN; encoded by the coding sequence ATGGGCCGTGACGCAAGCTCCTGGGACGAATCCGATGTCCGGATCCGTCCCAGTAAAAAAGGATCCAGGCCCCGCACCAAGGACCGCCCCAGCCACGATGACGCCGTGATTGGCAGGATCATCACTGTGGACCGTGGACGGTACAGGGCAATTGTTGGCGAAGATTCCGCCGAAGAACGCATTGTTATTGCAGCTCGCGCCCGCGAACTGCGACGCAATCCCGTTGTCCCTGGCGACTTTGTGGCCTTGGTCGGGGACGTCTCAGGCTCGCCAGACACTCTGGCGCGCCTGGTCCGGGTGGAAGAGCGGAAGACGCTGCTTCGCCGCAGTGCTGACGATACCGACCCCATCGAACGGGTTGTCGTGGCCAATGCCGATCAGCTCGTTGTGGTTGTTGCTGCAGCCAACCCGGAACCGCGCACCGGATTCATTGATCGTGCTCTGGTGGCAGCATACGACGCCGGCATTGAGCCGCTGCTGCTCATCACCAAGGCGGATGTCAAGGACCCGGCAGAACTCTTGGCCAATTACCTGAGCTTGGACTTTCCTGTGATCATCAGCCGCACCGCTGACTCCGAGGCCGGTGGCATCGATGCCCGCTCGGATGATGGACTCTCAGCCCGCCTGGACAAGGACGCGGTGTCCCAGCTGCGCTCACACCTCGGCGGAAAAGTCACCGTCATGCTCGGTCACTCCGGCGTGGGTAAATCCACTATGGTCAACGCCCTGACAGGTGCAGAGCGCGCCACGGGCGGTGTCAACGCGGTGACTGGCCGGGGCAGGCACACCTCATCCTCGGCTTTGGCGCTCAAACTTGACGATGCTCCCTCTGGCAGCTGGATTATCGACACTCCCGGTATCCGTTCCTTCGGCTTGGCGCATGTGGACCCGGACCGGATTCTGCATTCGTTCCCGGATCTTGAGCCCGGCACGGAGACCTGCGACCGCGGCTGCAAGCATGGCGCCAACGCCACAAACTGCGGTTTGGATGCATGGGTGAACGATGGCCATGCCGGCCCATCAGGGGTGGCACGATTGGCCTCCCTGCGCCGCTTGCTGGGTGCAGACCCAAGGCTCGAGGCGAAAGAGACCAAGGAACTGGGAACCGTCAACTAG
- the hisN gene encoding histidinol-phosphatase — MTQPVSTYNDDLRLAHVLADSVDAQTMDRFKALDLQIETKPDLTPVTDADKAAEEAIRGQLSRSRPRDAVLGEEFGSSGHGSRRWIIDPIDGTKNFVRGVPVWATLIALVDEGEPVVGVVSAPALGKRWWAAKDMGAYMGRSLASATRLKVSNVSSLADASMSYSSLSGWKERGNLEEFMGLTEDIWRTRAYGDFWSYCLVAEGAVDIACEPELNLYDMAALVPIVTEAGGRFTSLEGEDGPFGGNALATNSILHSEVLKRLNPGLDDLL, encoded by the coding sequence ATGACCCAACCCGTTTCCACCTACAACGATGACCTGCGCCTTGCCCATGTCCTCGCTGATTCAGTCGACGCCCAGACCATGGACCGCTTCAAGGCACTGGACCTGCAGATCGAAACCAAGCCCGACCTCACGCCGGTTACCGACGCTGACAAGGCCGCTGAGGAAGCAATCCGCGGCCAATTGTCCCGTTCACGTCCGCGGGACGCGGTCCTCGGCGAGGAGTTCGGCAGCAGTGGACACGGTTCGCGTCGTTGGATCATCGACCCCATTGACGGAACCAAGAACTTCGTCCGCGGCGTCCCGGTGTGGGCAACGCTGATCGCCCTCGTGGACGAAGGTGAACCCGTGGTGGGCGTAGTCAGCGCTCCCGCCTTGGGCAAGCGTTGGTGGGCTGCCAAGGACATGGGCGCATACATGGGCCGCTCCCTCGCCTCGGCAACGCGTCTCAAGGTGTCAAATGTCTCCAGCCTGGCTGATGCCTCGATGTCATATTCCAGCCTTTCGGGGTGGAAGGAACGCGGCAACCTGGAGGAATTCATGGGGCTCACCGAAGACATCTGGCGCACACGCGCCTACGGTGACTTCTGGTCATACTGCCTCGTGGCCGAGGGCGCGGTTGATATCGCCTGCGAGCCAGAGTTGAACCTCTACGACATGGCAGCCCTTGTCCCCATCGTCACTGAGGCCGGCGGCCGCTTCACGTCCTTGGAGGGCGAAGACGGCCCCTTTGGCGGCAATGCCTTGGCCACGAACTCGATCCTGCACTCGGAGGTCCTCAAGCGGCTGAACCCCGGGCTGGACGACCTTCTTTAG
- a CDS encoding aminotransferase class V-fold PLP-dependent enzyme, with product MSTVTFNSNTLPSFVEDSITEAAAAARPLAAVTGAELQAPLIQGGHVRYANLDYGASAPALTIVSAYLNEVLPYYASVHRGAGYASQISTSVYENSRNIVRDFVGGRPDDSVIFTRNTTDSLNLLAGCLPQVDGEFTGEVLYLDIEHHANLLPWQGVPHRSVVAAPTLAETLDKLRAELAQGGVSLLAITGASNVTGEILPIARIASLAHEYGARIVVDAAQLAPHRRINITEADVDYVVFSGHKLYAPFGAGVVVGRPDWLDAGTPHLAGGGAVREARLDSVSWAAGPARHEGGSPNVLGAATLARATQVLAGLDQDAWHAHEAAIRAYLVTGLEAIDGVTVHKIFSDSLDTIGVVNFSVEGFDAGLVAAYLAAEHGVGLRDGRFCAHPLLKRLGLPSGSLRASFGVGSRLEDATRLLAGIEGLKRDGLGWDYVVDEGRWVPANDHRSYPEWAPNTPGTAGAAPCTVD from the coding sequence ATGAGCACTGTCACGTTCAACTCAAACACCCTTCCGTCTTTCGTTGAGGATTCCATTACAGAGGCGGCTGCGGCGGCACGTCCGCTCGCTGCGGTCACAGGCGCCGAGCTGCAGGCTCCACTGATTCAGGGTGGGCACGTCCGCTATGCCAACCTCGACTACGGTGCATCGGCTCCTGCCCTGACCATTGTCTCGGCCTATCTCAACGAGGTCCTTCCTTATTACGCCAGCGTTCACCGGGGAGCCGGGTACGCCTCCCAAATCAGCACCTCGGTGTACGAGAACTCGCGGAACATCGTCCGGGATTTCGTCGGCGGCCGGCCTGATGATTCCGTGATCTTCACACGCAACACCACGGACTCCTTGAACCTCCTAGCCGGATGCCTGCCGCAGGTGGACGGCGAATTCACGGGGGAGGTCCTCTACCTGGACATCGAGCACCACGCCAACCTGCTTCCCTGGCAAGGAGTTCCCCACCGGAGCGTCGTTGCGGCACCGACCTTGGCCGAAACACTGGACAAGCTCCGTGCCGAGCTTGCCCAAGGCGGGGTCAGCCTGCTGGCCATCACCGGCGCCTCGAACGTCACCGGTGAAATCCTCCCCATCGCCCGGATTGCTTCGCTTGCCCACGAATACGGTGCAAGAATCGTGGTGGACGCCGCCCAGCTCGCACCACACCGCCGAATCAACATCACCGAGGCTGACGTCGATTACGTTGTCTTCTCCGGTCACAAGCTCTATGCCCCCTTTGGCGCTGGCGTTGTGGTGGGCCGTCCGGACTGGCTCGACGCCGGGACTCCGCACCTGGCCGGGGGCGGCGCAGTTCGTGAAGCCCGTTTGGACTCGGTCAGCTGGGCCGCGGGACCCGCGCGACACGAGGGCGGCTCCCCCAATGTGCTGGGTGCCGCGACACTCGCCCGGGCCACCCAAGTGCTGGCAGGGCTGGACCAGGACGCGTGGCACGCCCATGAAGCCGCCATCCGCGCTTACCTGGTGACGGGCCTGGAGGCGATCGACGGCGTGACGGTGCACAAGATCTTCAGTGACTCGCTGGACACCATCGGTGTGGTGAACTTCTCCGTAGAGGGATTCGACGCCGGTTTGGTTGCCGCTTATCTCGCGGCAGAGCACGGTGTGGGCCTGCGTGACGGCCGCTTCTGCGCGCACCCGCTCCTCAAGCGCCTCGGCCTTCCCTCGGGATCCTTGCGTGCCAGCTTCGGAGTCGGCTCCCGGTTGGAGGATGCCACCAGACTGCTTGCAGGCATCGAAGGGCTCAAGCGCGACGGACTTGGCTGGGACTACGTGGTGGACGAGGGGCGCTGGGTTCCGGCCAACGACCACCGCAGCTACCCCGAGTGGGCACCGAACACTCCGGGCACTGCGGGCGCAGCTCCTTGCACTGTCGACTAG
- a CDS encoding class I SAM-dependent methyltransferase has protein sequence MPSQGAASDAAGIPGPAGPRGPKLHATRRLELGQSFQDGGEHYHRVRPGYPADSVDWLVLPGAQSAADLGAGTGKFTALLVERGLEVAAVDPSTDMLEQLHKAYPHVNAQEGTAEATGLADSAFDVVSVAQAWHWCEPFAASTEIARILRPHGVLGLIWNQLDTSIPWVHRLSRIMHAGDVHKPGFRPVIGPEFSGLECHLTTWEDAVTPEDIMELTKSRSYYLRANDATRAKVMGNLTWYLYDHLGHAYGETIGLPYMTQTWRAFKVQGSAPR, from the coding sequence CTGCCCTCCCAGGGCGCCGCAAGCGATGCGGCCGGCATCCCCGGACCAGCCGGACCGCGTGGCCCCAAGCTACATGCCACCCGCAGGCTCGAACTTGGCCAGAGCTTTCAGGACGGCGGAGAACATTACCACCGCGTGCGCCCGGGTTATCCCGCGGATTCAGTGGACTGGCTCGTTCTGCCGGGGGCACAATCTGCGGCTGACCTCGGTGCGGGCACAGGCAAGTTCACGGCACTTCTCGTGGAACGCGGACTGGAGGTTGCCGCCGTCGATCCTTCCACGGACATGCTGGAGCAACTGCACAAGGCCTACCCCCACGTCAATGCCCAGGAGGGAACGGCAGAGGCAACTGGACTGGCGGACTCAGCATTCGACGTCGTCAGTGTTGCCCAAGCCTGGCATTGGTGCGAACCCTTCGCAGCGAGCACGGAGATCGCCCGGATCCTGCGGCCACACGGAGTCCTGGGGCTGATCTGGAATCAGCTGGACACTTCAATCCCCTGGGTGCACCGGCTTTCGCGCATCATGCATGCGGGCGATGTCCATAAGCCCGGATTCAGGCCAGTCATCGGCCCTGAGTTCAGCGGCCTGGAATGCCACCTGACCACGTGGGAGGATGCGGTGACGCCGGAGGACATCATGGAACTCACCAAATCCCGCAGCTACTATCTCCGCGCTAACGACGCCACCCGCGCCAAGGTCATGGGGAACCTGACGTGGTACCTGTATGACCACCTTGGTCATGCCTACGGCGAAACCATCGGTTTGCCCTACATGACGCAAACCTGGCGGGCATTCAAGGTTCAAGGTTCAGCGCCACGGTAG
- a CDS encoding metal-dependent transcriptional regulator yields MKTSTPSSSIEDYVKVIYSYTEWQDKPITSSQLAQRLGVANSSVSEMVRKLKDQGLVDHQPYSAIRLTSDGMRLALSMVRRHRLIETYLVEELGYSWDEVHDEAEMLEHAVSDTFIERMSAKLGHPVRDPHGDPIPSADGSVELPHAYRMIELDKGHSGRITRISDENPDLLRYLASEEIALDAPVEVVGRKPFGGALVVRIGSGAQGREFDLADEVTSALWVQSAETHEGCVLPAR; encoded by the coding sequence GTGAAGACCAGTACGCCCTCCTCCTCAATTGAGGACTACGTCAAGGTCATCTACTCCTACACGGAGTGGCAGGACAAGCCAATTACGTCGTCCCAGCTCGCCCAGCGCTTGGGAGTGGCCAATTCATCAGTGTCCGAGATGGTGCGCAAGCTGAAGGACCAAGGCTTGGTTGACCACCAACCCTACAGCGCCATCCGACTCACCTCAGATGGCATGCGCCTCGCGCTGTCCATGGTGCGCCGACACCGCCTCATCGAGACGTACCTGGTGGAGGAACTTGGCTATAGCTGGGACGAAGTCCACGACGAAGCCGAGATGTTGGAACATGCGGTGTCCGATACGTTCATCGAACGCATGTCTGCCAAACTTGGCCATCCTGTCCGGGACCCGCACGGGGACCCGATTCCTTCGGCCGACGGTTCAGTTGAGCTGCCGCACGCCTACCGAATGATCGAGTTGGATAAGGGCCACTCGGGCCGCATCACGCGGATCAGTGACGAGAATCCTGACCTCCTCCGGTACCTTGCCTCGGAAGAGATCGCCTTGGACGCGCCGGTTGAAGTGGTGGGACGTAAACCCTTCGGTGGTGCCCTGGTGGTGCGCATCGGCAGCGGAGCCCAAGGGCGCGAGTTCGATCTCGCGGACGAAGTCACCTCAGCCTTGTGGGTCCAGAGCGCCGAAACACACGAAGGATGTGTTCTTCCAGCCCGGTGA
- a CDS encoding DHA2 family efflux MFS transporter permease subunit: MHMTDAAALLPSTPLQRRVLVVAIVASFIAILDGFVVNLALPAIGRELGGGLVIQQWVVDGYLLTLGALILVAGSLSDHFGRARILEWGLAGFALTSVMCGLAWTGEVLVVSRALQGIAGALLVPSSLAMIISSFSGPAQSKAIGQWSGWTSAAAIVGPLIGGVAVDLLSWRVIFFINVIPAIAIWPMLAALRVSDAARDKSKSIDYLGAFLAMVGLGGPVFAFIEQGRTGWGSPQVWIPLLVGTAAMVLFLLHEARIDEPMLPLRLFGIRNFAWGNLATLAIYAGISLGFFVLGIYLQQVGGMGATVAGMALLPGTVILMLGASYFGGLAGKYGPRWFMTIGPLLCGAGFLMSLTVQEPLNYWTQVLPGQIVFGLGLATLVAPLTAAILGAVPSEEAGIGSAVNNAVARIAGLISIAFAGVIVGPVFTREGLYNALLVTAGLFLFGALASAVGIRNPLRDGATAAVSKPITASKNDDGGAGGQLT, encoded by the coding sequence GTGCACATGACTGACGCAGCGGCCCTGCTGCCGAGTACGCCGCTCCAACGACGCGTCCTCGTGGTGGCAATTGTGGCTTCATTCATTGCGATCCTTGATGGATTTGTGGTGAATCTCGCACTCCCGGCAATCGGGCGGGAACTGGGTGGTGGCTTGGTCATCCAACAGTGGGTGGTGGATGGGTATCTGCTGACGCTGGGTGCGCTGATCCTGGTAGCGGGCTCGTTGTCCGACCATTTCGGCAGAGCAAGGATTCTTGAATGGGGACTGGCCGGTTTCGCCCTGACTTCGGTGATGTGCGGGTTGGCGTGGACCGGCGAAGTGCTGGTGGTCTCCCGGGCGCTGCAAGGGATCGCCGGCGCACTTCTGGTCCCGAGTTCCCTCGCCATGATCATTTCGTCGTTCTCAGGCCCGGCGCAGTCGAAAGCTATTGGGCAGTGGTCCGGGTGGACCAGTGCTGCGGCCATCGTGGGTCCGTTGATAGGCGGCGTCGCTGTGGACCTTTTGTCCTGGCGGGTGATCTTCTTCATCAATGTCATTCCCGCCATTGCCATCTGGCCGATGCTTGCAGCCCTGCGGGTGTCCGACGCCGCAAGGGACAAGAGCAAGAGCATTGACTATCTGGGCGCGTTCCTGGCCATGGTGGGCTTGGGTGGGCCGGTGTTTGCGTTCATCGAACAGGGGAGGACGGGCTGGGGTAGCCCTCAAGTCTGGATTCCGCTCCTGGTGGGCACCGCGGCAATGGTCCTCTTCCTCCTCCACGAGGCCCGGATCGACGAGCCCATGTTGCCGCTGAGACTCTTCGGCATCCGCAACTTTGCCTGGGGGAATCTCGCCACCCTGGCCATCTACGCCGGTATCTCTCTTGGCTTTTTCGTGTTGGGAATTTACCTGCAGCAGGTTGGCGGCATGGGAGCTACGGTGGCGGGTATGGCGCTGCTTCCAGGCACCGTCATCCTGATGCTGGGTGCATCCTACTTTGGTGGCCTTGCAGGTAAGTACGGCCCACGATGGTTCATGACGATCGGACCGCTTCTGTGCGGTGCGGGTTTCCTGATGTCGTTGACTGTCCAGGAGCCGCTCAACTACTGGACGCAGGTGCTACCGGGCCAAATAGTCTTCGGCCTTGGCCTGGCGACCTTGGTGGCACCTCTCACCGCTGCCATCCTCGGTGCTGTCCCTTCGGAGGAGGCCGGGATTGGATCGGCTGTGAACAACGCCGTGGCGCGTATTGCGGGTCTGATCTCCATTGCCTTTGCGGGCGTGATCGTGGGTCCGGTCTTCACCCGGGAAGGCCTTTACAACGCTTTGCTGGTGACAGCAGGACTGTTCCTGTTCGGCGCCTTGGCGTCGGCGGTCGGGATCCGGAACCCTCTGCGGGATGGCGCCACTGCCGCTGTCAGCAAACCTATTACAGCGTCCAAGAACGACGACGGCGGTGCGGGCGGGCAGCTCACCTGA
- the smpB gene encoding SsrA-binding protein SmpB: MPKESGRKVVATNRKARHNYHVLDTYEAGIALMGTEVKSLREGHASMVDGFCTFYNDELWMEGIHIPEYHQGSWTNHAARRRRKLLLHRDELDKISQKIRESGFTVVPLQLYFLDGRAKVEIAIARGKKDYDKRQTLREQQDKRESLRELRERNRR, encoded by the coding sequence GTGCCCAAGGAAAGTGGCCGTAAGGTAGTGGCCACCAATCGGAAGGCCCGGCATAACTACCATGTCCTGGATACCTATGAGGCAGGTATTGCCCTCATGGGAACAGAGGTGAAGTCCCTCCGTGAAGGTCATGCTTCCATGGTTGATGGCTTCTGCACCTTCTACAACGACGAACTGTGGATGGAGGGCATCCATATCCCCGAGTATCACCAGGGGAGCTGGACCAACCATGCCGCCCGCCGACGTCGTAAGCTCTTGCTGCACCGTGACGAACTGGACAAGATTTCACAGAAAATCCGGGAGTCCGGTTTCACGGTTGTACCTCTCCAGCTCTACTTCCTTGACGGCCGGGCCAAGGTGGAAATCGCTATCGCCCGAGGCAAGAAAGACTATGACAAGCGCCAGACCCTGCGTGAGCAGCAGGACAAGCGTGAATCGCTGCGTGAGTTGCGGGAACGCAACCGCCGCTAG
- a CDS encoding M23 family metallopeptidase: MTTLDPNPLRRRFASGHARFLGAVLAVGLAVSLLSGAPTAQADSLEDQQAALEAESARVQASLEFVDSNIAKAAGDLVIYQGRLPGAQQALLEAQGRVASAVKEVEALAARVELAQQNKAKITEQLESDKQKITDTKKLIGQIASQAYKSGGVPTNIALLFGSSESGSLTESMDLADQAMRSQNAAMTKLTQQNATNVNSQARLVAVEEEIQDLKSKADAALEREKSARDEAASKKAEVDKLIEDTTRLNGQLQAAKPGIEANLARVKAEQSTVAAEIVERDRKLREAWEAEQRRIAEAAAAAAAAAAAAQGRPAPPEPPYSPPPAGSPSAFGLRHPFASAVPITSGFGWRATPPGTIDFYGTGGYMHTGIDFGAACGTPVYAAAAGEVFNSGWNSADGGGWRVKISHGVVQGNSLTTIYYHNSSIVVANGQQVSAGQLIAYSGSTGNSTGCHAHFETWLNSAAVDPMTLL, encoded by the coding sequence ATGACCACGTTGGACCCGAACCCCCTGCGCCGGCGCTTTGCGTCTGGCCATGCTCGGTTCCTGGGGGCGGTTCTTGCCGTGGGCCTGGCAGTGAGTCTGCTGTCCGGCGCTCCAACTGCCCAAGCCGACAGCCTCGAGGACCAGCAAGCTGCCCTGGAAGCAGAATCGGCCCGGGTCCAGGCTTCACTGGAGTTCGTTGACTCGAACATCGCAAAGGCCGCCGGCGACCTTGTGATCTACCAAGGCCGCCTTCCGGGTGCGCAGCAGGCCCTCTTGGAGGCGCAGGGCCGGGTGGCCAGTGCGGTAAAAGAAGTAGAGGCGCTTGCCGCGAGGGTCGAGCTCGCCCAGCAGAACAAAGCCAAGATTACGGAGCAGCTGGAGAGCGATAAGCAGAAGATCACTGACACCAAGAAGCTGATCGGCCAGATCGCCTCCCAGGCCTACAAGTCCGGTGGCGTGCCCACAAATATTGCGCTTCTGTTTGGGTCCAGTGAATCCGGCAGTCTGACGGAGTCAATGGACCTGGCTGATCAGGCCATGCGAAGCCAAAACGCGGCGATGACTAAGCTCACTCAGCAAAACGCCACCAACGTGAACTCGCAGGCAAGACTTGTTGCTGTCGAAGAAGAAATCCAAGACCTGAAGAGCAAGGCGGACGCCGCGCTGGAGCGCGAGAAGTCGGCACGCGATGAAGCTGCGAGCAAGAAAGCTGAAGTCGACAAGCTGATTGAAGACACCACCCGCTTGAATGGACAACTTCAAGCTGCCAAGCCCGGCATCGAAGCCAACCTTGCCCGGGTAAAGGCAGAACAGAGTACTGTTGCCGCCGAAATCGTGGAGCGCGACCGGAAGCTGAGGGAAGCCTGGGAAGCCGAACAGCGTCGGATTGCAGAAGCAGCTGCGGCTGCGGCAGCAGCTGCGGCAGCCGCCCAGGGACGGCCTGCGCCTCCCGAGCCTCCGTATTCTCCTCCGCCCGCGGGTTCGCCGTCAGCGTTCGGTCTTCGTCACCCCTTCGCAAGCGCTGTGCCCATCACCTCCGGATTCGGCTGGCGGGCAACTCCACCGGGCACCATTGATTTCTATGGCACCGGCGGTTACATGCACACCGGGATCGACTTCGGGGCGGCGTGCGGCACGCCTGTCTATGCAGCGGCGGCGGGCGAAGTCTTCAATTCGGGATGGAACTCGGCCGATGGCGGTGGATGGCGAGTGAAAATCTCCCACGGCGTGGTGCAAGGCAACTCGTTGACCACCATCTACTACCACAACAGCAGCATCGTGGTAGCGAATGGCCAGCAGGTATCGGCGGGGCAACTCATCGCATACTCGGGTAGCACGGGTAACTCGACAGGGTGCCACGCGCACTTCGAAACCTGGCTTAACAGTGCCGCAGTGGACCCCATGACCCTCCTCTAG
- the ftsX gene encoding permease-like cell division protein FtsX has translation MRLLFILGEIGSGLRRNLSMVISVVLVTFVSLTFVGAAGMLQMQINQMKGFWYDKVQVAVFLCNDGSTAVGCASGSATKEQQANLQAMLESPAVKPYINDFQFESQAEAYKHFKEQFSNSPIVDSVSEDQLPASFRINMKNPEKYEIISETFSSQPGVETVSDQRQVLERIFSWMNGASVAAIGVAAVMIFCAVLLITTTIRLSAFSRRRETGIMRLVGASKMVIQLPFILEGVIAAVVGALLASVTLWLMAHFWLNGDLSRQFLNTPFISSTQVLVIAPVLVALGAGLAGISSLLTLRRYLKV, from the coding sequence GTGAGGCTCTTGTTCATCTTGGGGGAAATCGGCAGTGGCCTGCGCCGGAACCTCTCCATGGTAATTTCCGTGGTCCTGGTAACTTTTGTGTCGCTGACATTCGTCGGTGCGGCAGGAATGCTGCAGATGCAGATCAACCAGATGAAGGGCTTTTGGTACGACAAGGTCCAGGTGGCCGTCTTCCTCTGCAATGACGGTTCGACGGCGGTCGGCTGTGCTTCGGGTTCGGCCACCAAGGAACAGCAGGCGAACCTTCAGGCGATGCTTGAATCCCCGGCAGTCAAGCCCTACATCAACGATTTCCAGTTTGAGTCCCAAGCTGAGGCCTACAAGCATTTCAAAGAGCAGTTCTCCAATTCGCCAATTGTGGACTCCGTCTCTGAAGACCAGCTGCCGGCTTCCTTCCGGATCAACATGAAGAATCCCGAAAAGTACGAAATCATCAGCGAGACGTTTTCCTCGCAGCCAGGTGTTGAGACGGTCAGCGACCAACGGCAGGTGCTGGAACGCATCTTTTCCTGGATGAACGGGGCGTCAGTTGCGGCCATCGGCGTAGCGGCGGTGATGATCTTCTGCGCAGTCCTGTTGATCACTACCACCATTAGGCTGTCGGCGTTCAGCCGACGGCGGGAGACGGGAATCATGCGCCTGGTGGGAGCGTCAAAGATGGTGATTCAATTGCCGTTCATCCTCGAAGGTGTCATTGCCGCCGTTGTAGGGGCGCTGCTTGCTTCCGTAACGCTCTGGCTGATGGCGCACTTCTGGCTCAACGGTGATTTGTCGAGGCAGTTCCTGAATACTCCGTTCATCTCTTCCACTCAGGTCCTGGTGATCGCGCCCGTGCTGGTTGCACTCGGCGCCGGTCTGGCTGGTATATCTTCACTGTTGACCCTTCGGCGTTACCTGAAGGTGTAG
- the ftsE gene encoding cell division ATP-binding protein FtsE, with amino-acid sequence MIRFENVTKVYEQNARPALDSVSLEINRGEFTFLVGASGSGKSTFLRLILKEDKASSGSVYVAGQNVANISSWRVPKLRRGIGVVFQDFRLLPQKNVFANVAFAMQVIGKSRSIIRETVPEVLKTVGLEGKERRMPHELSGGEQQRVAIARAVVNRPGILLADEPTGNLDPITSMGIMGVLDKINQNGTTVVMATHDDDIVNEMRRRVVELKNGKVIRDEAKALYTSMIPVVGESRRLRDASGEELNRAQGAQL; translated from the coding sequence ATGATCAGATTTGAGAATGTCACCAAGGTCTACGAGCAGAATGCCCGACCGGCGCTCGATTCTGTGAGCCTTGAGATCAACCGCGGCGAATTCACCTTCCTGGTGGGCGCCTCAGGCTCAGGCAAGTCCACCTTCCTTCGGTTGATCCTGAAAGAGGACAAAGCCTCGTCCGGCTCCGTGTATGTCGCTGGGCAGAACGTTGCCAACATATCGAGTTGGCGTGTGCCGAAGCTCCGGCGCGGAATCGGCGTTGTCTTCCAGGACTTCCGTTTGCTCCCGCAGAAGAACGTCTTCGCGAACGTAGCTTTTGCCATGCAGGTGATCGGTAAGAGTCGCTCCATTATTCGGGAGACAGTGCCAGAGGTCTTGAAGACAGTTGGCCTGGAGGGCAAAGAACGTCGTATGCCCCATGAACTCTCCGGTGGCGAGCAGCAGCGCGTGGCGATCGCGCGCGCCGTCGTAAATCGTCCCGGCATTTTGCTGGCGGACGAACCGACCGGAAACCTGGACCCCATTACCTCGATGGGAATCATGGGAGTCCTGGACAAAATCAACCAGAACGGCACCACCGTAGTCATGGCAACGCACGACGACGACATCGTCAACGAGATGCGCCGCCGCGTGGTGGAACTCAAGAACGGCAAGGTTATTCGCGACGAAGCCAAGGCTCTATACACCTCGATGATTCCGGTGGTTGGCGAGTCGCGCCGATTGAGGGATGCCAGCGGCGAGGAACTCAACCGCGCGCAGGGGGCACAGCTGTGA